A genome region from Panicum virgatum strain AP13 chromosome 4K, P.virgatum_v5, whole genome shotgun sequence includes the following:
- the LOC120701868 gene encoding uncharacterized protein LOC120701868, producing the protein MGLNISNKLKPSKAPFYGIVLGNASFPVGTVVLPVTFGTPDNYRTELIKFEVADFESSYHAILGRPALAKFMAIPHYVYLLLKMPGKTGVLTFRGDLQRSFECEKEAITYASTNPLPDTAGEVLAAAQQYSTSGSEIPAKKTNRSTPKPPDNIRVKAIQQQEDDPSKTALIGIGLSDK; encoded by the coding sequence ATGGGACTCAATATATCTAACAAACTGAAACCAAGCAAAGCacccttctacggcatcgtcctAGGGAACGCTTCTTTCCCAGTTGGAACCGTAGTGCTCCCAGTCACCTTTGGTACACCAGATAACTATCGAACAGAACTCATCAAGTTTGAGGTAGCAGACTTCGAGTCCTCATATCATGCCATACTTGGGCGGCCAGCATTGGCCAAATTTATGGCAATCCCCCACTACGTCTACCTCCTGCTGAAGATGCCAGGAAAAACAGGAGTCCTCACCTTCCGCGGAGACCTTCAAAGATCCTTTGAATGCGAAAAAGAAGCTATAACCTATGCCTCCACAAATCCACTCCCGGACACCGCAGGAGAAGTACTGGCAGCAGCCCAGCAGTACTCGACGTCGGGATCAGAGATCCCAGCAAAGAAAACAAACCGCTCTACCCCAAAGCCACCCGACAACATCAGAGTCAAAGCAATTCAACAACAAGAAGACGACCCGTCGAAGACAGCCTTGATCGGGATAGGGCTTTCTGACAAATAG